Proteins encoded by one window of Coregonus clupeaformis isolate EN_2021a unplaced genomic scaffold, ASM2061545v1 scaf0001, whole genome shotgun sequence:
- the LOC123482986 gene encoding up-regulator of cell proliferation-like isoform X1 encodes MDINEENCDLYLGEEEDSSQRAQADALKPMDAAVAESHLKCLLLDLGLEQHFTEKLTLSTVLQIGEKTITDEPAQTLSALPWTFLKRLMMVNVTARSVKCTSSGGEGSCDASFCNIDLDLESLVNSLDSSNVVNPLDIVTALFLCSNGFLQQEMVLKMSMCQFSVPLLLPNCDTKQCTLMLWAMRDIVKKFRPHSLADPRGFVEDRIVFSDLPMVSFVRLGECSLSKSQILNKLLSNPQQYHDTFVHHDMECGDSPRRISNGLVEISWYLPCGKNNIDIFGEPVAVANLRGDISLFETQYSFLCQTSVAVFVFFDNLDIKYNLLTSQHTKAHLFLVGNIQSKSFSIDALKKTAKELNLKTSNVILKNKQMNDAEFVKNLRNTVGEVIKSSKSKMPLEQMAEVAHELGILVDEDCQECQSAKQNADAITSIIHDIPQYKESQLPLQGQIWKELARLEKEECRLRKAGNKNIETYKSDLQSQKTQLRKKQSNYDMSWAMTFFINAMSSTGLERSYFLKWMRMNLDNLSRKNLSGLREQYKEKCQNSSDNKEEIADLDRQISNSSLGTEHFLREMGQLYESAVLLRETEESRQQLQHLPRLCAELLLDGFPLELVDGDASNIPLRWVSDVLHQLNVLVQPKNKVLVVTVLGVQSTGKSTLLNTMFGVQFAVSSGRCTRGAFMLLIKVKDDFKKELNCDFLVIIDTEGLKSPELAQLDDSYEHDNELATLVVGLSDVTIINIAMENSTEMKDILQIVVHAFLRMKEVGKKPRCQFVHQNVADVSAHDKNMRDRKMLLEQLNEMTQAAARMEKKEANKSFTDVMEYNPETGNWYIPGLWHGNPPMAPVNAGYSESVYEFKKNMFKVFQDCEASGNNIMDFLTWTKSLWNAVKYENFIFSFRNSLVADAYMKLCVEFNKWEWSFKKHMHTWTTNAETRISNFGTVAMKYQMANMRDFHSKLKMDASMELIKWEKTILDNLTKYYEQPEGHVYLVERYREDFANSTKSIKSEMENSIMSKLVAAFEIQKGMIKLGIIKKNHTDVMEKKVLKLLNDCRKRQSPLSVKDLDGEFEKVWEETVQELSNFEGLVSQDVLSDVSNQLRSNMMQKGSSVNEKLNKVKLEDHGKQPFIVSPDGFFKKLVKGFYMDEHTRKTQAMADNLVTKCEEFVFEKFQKKTDYHETYIQEILHLIEEKLDANKDLETSLKFELNIKLHICGSAARTFQNLHEKFRNDNNPRWCLEQFKGKYLADFKDLFNGQDQCQKKAERFTTLCLKPAVEAYIASSLGLEIVDEMLTGQNASQFSSRAFFQYSILKQLLSEFNFAKYVSYICDYEGFVKNWILDEILKRFSQGNKMFELEDCQLKGIISVITEAIKKAQTNENGNIKKFIEDICRYLGEKLVLPQDALKATMILNNSKQESFSHWLKTSVAEMEQSLREEFQRARDMKKKLERQNIKPQNELFTRVFGCGKQCPFCKAPCEAGGKAHRDHCASIHRPEGLGRNRFQGSRKLVTDICSSSVFTDATFSCYATGGQRHPYKKYRYIYPDWHIPADASIQASDYWKFVMAKFNEHFAKMYDAEPAYIPLAWRLISKKQAEESLKESFSIKGDSLQCLKEQ; translated from the coding sequence AATCCCACCTGAAGTGCTTGCTGCTGGACCTGGGGTTGGAGCAACACTTCACAGAGAAGCTAACCCTGAGCACTGTGCTGCAGATCGGTGAGAAGACCATCACAGATGAACCTGCTCAGACTCTCTCAGCCCTACCATGGACTTTCCTGAAGAGGTTAATGATGGTTAATGTAACAGCTAGGAGTGTGAAATGTACCTCATCAGGAGGCGAGGGAAGTTGTGATGCTTCATTTTGCAACATAGACCTAGATCTGGAGAGCCTGGTTAATAGTCTGGACTCTAGTAATGTTGTAAACCCCTTAGACATTGTTACTGCTCTCTTTCTGTGCTCTAACGGTTTTCTGCAGCAAGAGATGGTCTTGAAAATGTCAATGTGTCAGTTTTCTGTGCCCCTGCTTCTACCCAATTGTGACACAAAACAGTGCACGCTCATGCTTTGGGCAATGCGAGACATTGTCAAGAAGTTCAGACCTCATTCATTGGCAGACCCAAGAGGATTTGTTGAAGACAGGATTGTTTTCTCTGACCTCCCTATGGTCTCTTTTGTCAGATTGGGTGAGTGCTCTCTGTCCAAGTCACAGATTCTGAACAAGCTTCTGAGTAATCCCCAACAGTATCACGACACGTTTGTCCACCATGACATGGAATGCGGTGATAGCCCAAGGAGGATATCCAATGGATTGGTTGAGATAAGCTGGTACCTCCCCTGTGGGAAAAATAATATTGACATCTTTGGTGAACCGGTCGCTGTAGCTAATCTAAGAGGGGACATCAGTTTGTTTGAGACACAGTACTCCTTTCTTTGTCAGACTTCTGTAGCAGTCTTTGTGTTCTTCGACAACTTGGATATCAAGTACAATCTACTGACCAGCCAACATACCAAGGCACACCTGTTTCTAGTGGGTAACATACAGAGCAAGAGCTTCAGCATTGATGCTTTGAAAAAAACCGCCAAAGAGCTGAACTTGAAGACTAGCAACGTCATCCTGAAGAACAAACAGATGAATGATGCCGAATTTGTAAAGAACCTGCGAAACACAGTTGGTGAGGTGATCAAGAGTTCAAAGTCCAAAATGCCATTGGAGCAGATGGCTGAAGTGGCACACGAGCTCGGGATCTTGGTTGACGAGGACTGCCAAGAATGTCAGAGTGCAAAGCAAAATGCAGATGCAATCACGTCAATCATACATGATATACCACAGTATAAGGAAAGTCAGCTTCCCTTGCAAGGACAGATCTGGAAGGAGCTGGCACGTCTAGAGAAGGAGGAATGCAGACTGCGGAAAGCTGGGAATAAGAACATTGAGACGTACAAAAGTGATCTCCAATCACAGAAGACACAACTCAGGAAAAAGCAGAGCAACTATGACATGTCTTGGGCGATGACTTTCTTCATAAATGCAATGTCAAGCACGGGGCTAGAAAGGTCCTACTTCTTGAAATGGATGCGAATGAACCTGGACAATCTGTCTCGTAAAAACTTGTCTGGCCTCAGAGAGCAGTACAAAGAGAAGTGCCAGAACTCCTCTGATAACAAAGAAGAAATTGCAGACCTTGACAGACAGATTTCAAACAGTTCTTTAGGAACTGAACATTTCCTACGTGAAATGGGTCAACTGTACGAATCTGCGGTCTTACTGAGAGAAACTGAAGAGTCAAGGCAACAACTGCAGCACCTGCCCAGACTATGTGCTGAGCTGCTTCTGGATGGGTTTCCTCTGGAGCTTGTGGATGGAGATGCGTCCAACATACCTCTGAGATGGGTGAGTGATGTGCTGCATCAGCTCAATGTCTTGGTGCAGCCAAAGAACAAGGTCCTGGTGGTAACCGTTCTAGGTGTTCAGAGCACAGGAAAGTCCACTCTACTGAATACAATGTTTGGAGTGCAGTTCGCAGTCAGTAGTGGCAGATGCACAAGAGGGGCCTTCATGCTTCTCATCAAAGTCAAAGACGACTTCAAAAAGGAGCTGAACTGCGACTTCTTAGTGATCATCGACACAGAAGGACTGAAGTCTCCAGAGCTGGCACAGCTGGATGACAGCTATGAGCACGACAATGAGCTAGCCACACTAGTTGTTGGGCTGAGTGATGTCACAATAATAAACATTGCCATGGAGAACTCAACCGAGATGAAGGACATCCTTCAAATTGTTGTCCATGCTTTTCTTCGAATGAAAGAGGTGGGAAAGAAACCCAGGTGTCAGTTTGTCCACCAGAATGTGGCAGATGTCTCGGCACACGACAAGAACATGAGAGACCGGAAAATGCTCTTGGAGCAATTGAACGAGATGACCCAGGCAGCGGCCAGAATGGAGAAAAAGGAAGCGAACAAAAGCTTCACAGATGTGATGGAGTACAACCCAGAGACTGGTAACTGGTACATCCCTGGACTTTGGCATGGCAACCCTCCAATGGCACCCGTCAACGCCGGGTACAGCGAGTCCGTCTACGAGTTCAAAAAGAACATGTTCAAGGTCTTCCAGGACTGTGAAGCCTCTGGGAACAACATCATGGACTTTCTGACGTGGACAAAAAGCCTTTGGAATGCTGTGAAGTATGAAAACTTCATCTTCAGCTTCAGAAACAGCCTGGTGGCTGATGCCTACATGAAGTTGTGTGTTGAGTTCAATAAGtgggaatggtcattcaaaaaGCACATGCACACATGGACAACAAATGCTGAAACAAGGATTTCCAACTTTGGGACAGTTGCAATGAAATACCAGATGGCCAACATGAGGGATTTTCACAGCAAATTGAAAATGGATGCCTCAATGGAACTTATCAAATGGGAGAAGACCATTCTTGACAACCTGACCAAGTACTACGAACAGCCAGAGGGCCATGTCTATCTtgtggagagatacagagaggattTCGCAAACAGCACCAAAAGTATCAAAAGTGAGATGGAAAACTCTATAATGAGTAAACTGGTAGCTGCTTTTGAGATTCAAAAAGGAATGATCAAGCTTGGCATAATCAAGAAGAACCACACAGATGTGATGGAGAAAAAAGTGCTGAAGTTGCTTAATGACTGCAGAAAGAGGCAATCTCCGTTGTCAGTGAAGGACCTTGATGGAGAATTTGAAAAGGTGTGGGAGGAAACCGTGCAGGAGCTGTCGAACTTTGAAGGATTAGTGTCACAAGACGTTTTGAGTGATGTTTCCAACCAGCTCCGGTCTAACATGATGCAGAAGGGAAGTTCAGTGAATGAAAAGCTGAACAAAGTGAAACTTGAAGATCATGGAAAACAACCCTTCATAGTCTCTCCAGATGGGTTTTTTAAGAAATTAGTAAAGGGGTTTTACATGGATGAGCACACAAGAAAAACCCAGGCCATGGCAGACAACCTTGTAACCAAATGCGAAGAGTTTGTGTTCgagaagttccaaaagaaaacGGACTACCATGAAACATACATACAAGAGATTCTGCACTTGATTGAAGAGAAGCTGGATGCCAACAAAGATCTTGAGACAAGCCTCAAATTTGAACTGAACATCAAATTGCATATTTGTGGGTCTGCAGCCAGGACCTTCCAGAATCTGCATGAAAAGTTCAGAAATGACAATAATCCTCGTTGGTGCCTTGAACAGTTCAAAGGTAAATACTTGGCAGATTTCAAAGACTTGTTCAATGGACAAGATCAGTGTCAGAAGAAAGCCGAGCGGTTCACCACCCTGTGTCTCAAACCTGCAGTAGAAGCCTATATTGCCAgttccctgggtctggaaattgtTGACGAAATGCTGACGGGACAGAATGCCTCTCAATTCAGCTCTCGGGCTTTTTTCCAGTACTCTATCCTGAAGCAACTACTGTCAGAATTCAACTTTGCCAAGTATGTGAGCTACATTTGTGACTACGAAGGCTTTGTCAAGAATTGGATTTTGGATGAAATCTTGAAACGCTTCTCACAAGGAAATAAAATGTTTGAATTGGAAGACTGTCAACTCAAAGGGATCATCAGTGTCATCACTGAGGCAATCAAGAAAGCACAGACGAATGAGAATGGCAACATAAAGAAATTCATTGAGGACATATGCAGGTACCTTGGAGAGAAGCTGGTGCTTCCCCAAGATGCGTTGAAAGCCACCATGATCCTCAACAATTCCAAACAGGAATCGTTTTCCCACTGGCTCAAAACATCTGTAGCGGAGATGGAACAGTCGCTGAGAGAAGAGTTCCAAAGAGCAAGGGATATGAAAAAGAAATTGGAAAGACAGAACATCAAGCCGCAGAATGAGCTGTTCACAAGAGTGTTTGGCTGCGGGAAGCAGTGCCCATTCTGCAAGGCACCATGCGAGGCAGGAGGAAAAGCCCACAGAGACCACTGTGCCTCAATACACAGACCAGAGGGACTTGGTCGAAATAGGTTTCAGGGCTCAAGAAAACTTGTCACAGATATCTGCTCCTCTTCAGTGTTCACTGATGCCACCTTCAGCTGCTATGCAACAGGTGGACAGAGGCATCCTTACAAGAAATACCGGTACATTTACCCTGACTGGCATATTCCTGCGGATGCCAGCATACAGGCCTCAGACTACTGGAAATTTGTGATGGCAAAATTCAACGAGCACTTTGCCAAAATGTATGACGCAGAGCCTGCATATATTCCACTTGCCTGGAGACTGATCTCAAAGAAACAGGCAGAAGAAAGCCTCAAAGAGTCTTTTAGCATCAAGGGAGATTCTCTACAATGCCTCAAAGAGCAATAG
- the LOC123482986 gene encoding up-regulator of cell proliferation-like isoform X2: MSWDWLRCSGESHLKCLLLDLGLEQHFTEKLTLSTVLQIGEKTITDEPAQTLSALPWTFLKRLMMVNVTARSVKCTSSGGEGSCDASFCNIDLDLESLVNSLDSSNVVNPLDIVTALFLCSNGFLQQEMVLKMSMCQFSVPLLLPNCDTKQCTLMLWAMRDIVKKFRPHSLADPRGFVEDRIVFSDLPMVSFVRLGECSLSKSQILNKLLSNPQQYHDTFVHHDMECGDSPRRISNGLVEISWYLPCGKNNIDIFGEPVAVANLRGDISLFETQYSFLCQTSVAVFVFFDNLDIKYNLLTSQHTKAHLFLVGNIQSKSFSIDALKKTAKELNLKTSNVILKNKQMNDAEFVKNLRNTVGEVIKSSKSKMPLEQMAEVAHELGILVDEDCQECQSAKQNADAITSIIHDIPQYKESQLPLQGQIWKELARLEKEECRLRKAGNKNIETYKSDLQSQKTQLRKKQSNYDMSWAMTFFINAMSSTGLERSYFLKWMRMNLDNLSRKNLSGLREQYKEKCQNSSDNKEEIADLDRQISNSSLGTEHFLREMGQLYESAVLLRETEESRQQLQHLPRLCAELLLDGFPLELVDGDASNIPLRWVSDVLHQLNVLVQPKNKVLVVTVLGVQSTGKSTLLNTMFGVQFAVSSGRCTRGAFMLLIKVKDDFKKELNCDFLVIIDTEGLKSPELAQLDDSYEHDNELATLVVGLSDVTIINIAMENSTEMKDILQIVVHAFLRMKEVGKKPRCQFVHQNVADVSAHDKNMRDRKMLLEQLNEMTQAAARMEKKEANKSFTDVMEYNPETGNWYIPGLWHGNPPMAPVNAGYSESVYEFKKNMFKVFQDCEASGNNIMDFLTWTKSLWNAVKYENFIFSFRNSLVADAYMKLCVEFNKWEWSFKKHMHTWTTNAETRISNFGTVAMKYQMANMRDFHSKLKMDASMELIKWEKTILDNLTKYYEQPEGHVYLVERYREDFANSTKSIKSEMENSIMSKLVAAFEIQKGMIKLGIIKKNHTDVMEKKVLKLLNDCRKRQSPLSVKDLDGEFEKVWEETVQELSNFEGLVSQDVLSDVSNQLRSNMMQKGSSVNEKLNKVKLEDHGKQPFIVSPDGFFKKLVKGFYMDEHTRKTQAMADNLVTKCEEFVFEKFQKKTDYHETYIQEILHLIEEKLDANKDLETSLKFELNIKLHICGSAARTFQNLHEKFRNDNNPRWCLEQFKGKYLADFKDLFNGQDQCQKKAERFTTLCLKPAVEAYIASSLGLEIVDEMLTGQNASQFSSRAFFQYSILKQLLSEFNFAKYVSYICDYEGFVKNWILDEILKRFSQGNKMFELEDCQLKGIISVITEAIKKAQTNENGNIKKFIEDICRYLGEKLVLPQDALKATMILNNSKQESFSHWLKTSVAEMEQSLREEFQRARDMKKKLERQNIKPQNELFTRVFGCGKQCPFCKAPCEAGGKAHRDHCASIHRPEGLGRNRFQGSRKLVTDICSSSVFTDATFSCYATGGQRHPYKKYRYIYPDWHIPADASIQASDYWKFVMAKFNEHFAKMYDAEPAYIPLAWRLISKKQAEESLKESFSIKGDSLQCLKEQ, encoded by the coding sequence AATCCCACCTGAAGTGCTTGCTGCTGGACCTGGGGTTGGAGCAACACTTCACAGAGAAGCTAACCCTGAGCACTGTGCTGCAGATCGGTGAGAAGACCATCACAGATGAACCTGCTCAGACTCTCTCAGCCCTACCATGGACTTTCCTGAAGAGGTTAATGATGGTTAATGTAACAGCTAGGAGTGTGAAATGTACCTCATCAGGAGGCGAGGGAAGTTGTGATGCTTCATTTTGCAACATAGACCTAGATCTGGAGAGCCTGGTTAATAGTCTGGACTCTAGTAATGTTGTAAACCCCTTAGACATTGTTACTGCTCTCTTTCTGTGCTCTAACGGTTTTCTGCAGCAAGAGATGGTCTTGAAAATGTCAATGTGTCAGTTTTCTGTGCCCCTGCTTCTACCCAATTGTGACACAAAACAGTGCACGCTCATGCTTTGGGCAATGCGAGACATTGTCAAGAAGTTCAGACCTCATTCATTGGCAGACCCAAGAGGATTTGTTGAAGACAGGATTGTTTTCTCTGACCTCCCTATGGTCTCTTTTGTCAGATTGGGTGAGTGCTCTCTGTCCAAGTCACAGATTCTGAACAAGCTTCTGAGTAATCCCCAACAGTATCACGACACGTTTGTCCACCATGACATGGAATGCGGTGATAGCCCAAGGAGGATATCCAATGGATTGGTTGAGATAAGCTGGTACCTCCCCTGTGGGAAAAATAATATTGACATCTTTGGTGAACCGGTCGCTGTAGCTAATCTAAGAGGGGACATCAGTTTGTTTGAGACACAGTACTCCTTTCTTTGTCAGACTTCTGTAGCAGTCTTTGTGTTCTTCGACAACTTGGATATCAAGTACAATCTACTGACCAGCCAACATACCAAGGCACACCTGTTTCTAGTGGGTAACATACAGAGCAAGAGCTTCAGCATTGATGCTTTGAAAAAAACCGCCAAAGAGCTGAACTTGAAGACTAGCAACGTCATCCTGAAGAACAAACAGATGAATGATGCCGAATTTGTAAAGAACCTGCGAAACACAGTTGGTGAGGTGATCAAGAGTTCAAAGTCCAAAATGCCATTGGAGCAGATGGCTGAAGTGGCACACGAGCTCGGGATCTTGGTTGACGAGGACTGCCAAGAATGTCAGAGTGCAAAGCAAAATGCAGATGCAATCACGTCAATCATACATGATATACCACAGTATAAGGAAAGTCAGCTTCCCTTGCAAGGACAGATCTGGAAGGAGCTGGCACGTCTAGAGAAGGAGGAATGCAGACTGCGGAAAGCTGGGAATAAGAACATTGAGACGTACAAAAGTGATCTCCAATCACAGAAGACACAACTCAGGAAAAAGCAGAGCAACTATGACATGTCTTGGGCGATGACTTTCTTCATAAATGCAATGTCAAGCACGGGGCTAGAAAGGTCCTACTTCTTGAAATGGATGCGAATGAACCTGGACAATCTGTCTCGTAAAAACTTGTCTGGCCTCAGAGAGCAGTACAAAGAGAAGTGCCAGAACTCCTCTGATAACAAAGAAGAAATTGCAGACCTTGACAGACAGATTTCAAACAGTTCTTTAGGAACTGAACATTTCCTACGTGAAATGGGTCAACTGTACGAATCTGCGGTCTTACTGAGAGAAACTGAAGAGTCAAGGCAACAACTGCAGCACCTGCCCAGACTATGTGCTGAGCTGCTTCTGGATGGGTTTCCTCTGGAGCTTGTGGATGGAGATGCGTCCAACATACCTCTGAGATGGGTGAGTGATGTGCTGCATCAGCTCAATGTCTTGGTGCAGCCAAAGAACAAGGTCCTGGTGGTAACCGTTCTAGGTGTTCAGAGCACAGGAAAGTCCACTCTACTGAATACAATGTTTGGAGTGCAGTTCGCAGTCAGTAGTGGCAGATGCACAAGAGGGGCCTTCATGCTTCTCATCAAAGTCAAAGACGACTTCAAAAAGGAGCTGAACTGCGACTTCTTAGTGATCATCGACACAGAAGGACTGAAGTCTCCAGAGCTGGCACAGCTGGATGACAGCTATGAGCACGACAATGAGCTAGCCACACTAGTTGTTGGGCTGAGTGATGTCACAATAATAAACATTGCCATGGAGAACTCAACCGAGATGAAGGACATCCTTCAAATTGTTGTCCATGCTTTTCTTCGAATGAAAGAGGTGGGAAAGAAACCCAGGTGTCAGTTTGTCCACCAGAATGTGGCAGATGTCTCGGCACACGACAAGAACATGAGAGACCGGAAAATGCTCTTGGAGCAATTGAACGAGATGACCCAGGCAGCGGCCAGAATGGAGAAAAAGGAAGCGAACAAAAGCTTCACAGATGTGATGGAGTACAACCCAGAGACTGGTAACTGGTACATCCCTGGACTTTGGCATGGCAACCCTCCAATGGCACCCGTCAACGCCGGGTACAGCGAGTCCGTCTACGAGTTCAAAAAGAACATGTTCAAGGTCTTCCAGGACTGTGAAGCCTCTGGGAACAACATCATGGACTTTCTGACGTGGACAAAAAGCCTTTGGAATGCTGTGAAGTATGAAAACTTCATCTTCAGCTTCAGAAACAGCCTGGTGGCTGATGCCTACATGAAGTTGTGTGTTGAGTTCAATAAGtgggaatggtcattcaaaaaGCACATGCACACATGGACAACAAATGCTGAAACAAGGATTTCCAACTTTGGGACAGTTGCAATGAAATACCAGATGGCCAACATGAGGGATTTTCACAGCAAATTGAAAATGGATGCCTCAATGGAACTTATCAAATGGGAGAAGACCATTCTTGACAACCTGACCAAGTACTACGAACAGCCAGAGGGCCATGTCTATCTtgtggagagatacagagaggattTCGCAAACAGCACCAAAAGTATCAAAAGTGAGATGGAAAACTCTATAATGAGTAAACTGGTAGCTGCTTTTGAGATTCAAAAAGGAATGATCAAGCTTGGCATAATCAAGAAGAACCACACAGATGTGATGGAGAAAAAAGTGCTGAAGTTGCTTAATGACTGCAGAAAGAGGCAATCTCCGTTGTCAGTGAAGGACCTTGATGGAGAATTTGAAAAGGTGTGGGAGGAAACCGTGCAGGAGCTGTCGAACTTTGAAGGATTAGTGTCACAAGACGTTTTGAGTGATGTTTCCAACCAGCTCCGGTCTAACATGATGCAGAAGGGAAGTTCAGTGAATGAAAAGCTGAACAAAGTGAAACTTGAAGATCATGGAAAACAACCCTTCATAGTCTCTCCAGATGGGTTTTTTAAGAAATTAGTAAAGGGGTTTTACATGGATGAGCACACAAGAAAAACCCAGGCCATGGCAGACAACCTTGTAACCAAATGCGAAGAGTTTGTGTTCgagaagttccaaaagaaaacGGACTACCATGAAACATACATACAAGAGATTCTGCACTTGATTGAAGAGAAGCTGGATGCCAACAAAGATCTTGAGACAAGCCTCAAATTTGAACTGAACATCAAATTGCATATTTGTGGGTCTGCAGCCAGGACCTTCCAGAATCTGCATGAAAAGTTCAGAAATGACAATAATCCTCGTTGGTGCCTTGAACAGTTCAAAGGTAAATACTTGGCAGATTTCAAAGACTTGTTCAATGGACAAGATCAGTGTCAGAAGAAAGCCGAGCGGTTCACCACCCTGTGTCTCAAACCTGCAGTAGAAGCCTATATTGCCAgttccctgggtctggaaattgtTGACGAAATGCTGACGGGACAGAATGCCTCTCAATTCAGCTCTCGGGCTTTTTTCCAGTACTCTATCCTGAAGCAACTACTGTCAGAATTCAACTTTGCCAAGTATGTGAGCTACATTTGTGACTACGAAGGCTTTGTCAAGAATTGGATTTTGGATGAAATCTTGAAACGCTTCTCACAAGGAAATAAAATGTTTGAATTGGAAGACTGTCAACTCAAAGGGATCATCAGTGTCATCACTGAGGCAATCAAGAAAGCACAGACGAATGAGAATGGCAACATAAAGAAATTCATTGAGGACATATGCAGGTACCTTGGAGAGAAGCTGGTGCTTCCCCAAGATGCGTTGAAAGCCACCATGATCCTCAACAATTCCAAACAGGAATCGTTTTCCCACTGGCTCAAAACATCTGTAGCGGAGATGGAACAGTCGCTGAGAGAAGAGTTCCAAAGAGCAAGGGATATGAAAAAGAAATTGGAAAGACAGAACATCAAGCCGCAGAATGAGCTGTTCACAAGAGTGTTTGGCTGCGGGAAGCAGTGCCCATTCTGCAAGGCACCATGCGAGGCAGGAGGAAAAGCCCACAGAGACCACTGTGCCTCAATACACAGACCAGAGGGACTTGGTCGAAATAGGTTTCAGGGCTCAAGAAAACTTGTCACAGATATCTGCTCCTCTTCAGTGTTCACTGATGCCACCTTCAGCTGCTATGCAACAGGTGGACAGAGGCATCCTTACAAGAAATACCGGTACATTTACCCTGACTGGCATATTCCTGCGGATGCCAGCATACAGGCCTCAGACTACTGGAAATTTGTGATGGCAAAATTCAACGAGCACTTTGCCAAAATGTATGACGCAGAGCCTGCATATATTCCACTTGCCTGGAGACTGATCTCAAAGAAACAGGCAGAAGAAAGCCTCAAAGAGTCTTTTAGCATCAAGGGAGATTCTCTACAATGCCTCAAAGAGCAATAG